The segment TTTGTACAGAATTTCTGCAGGTGTAGTTGAATCATATATTCATAGGAGAGTCCTACTTGTATCCCTAAAATTTTGTCGCTTCCCAAGTCAAGCAGATAATTTCTCAGTTTAGACTCCACATCAGAGTTAGCAGGTGAGTCAAAAATCCACTGACTGTTAGGTATTTGTCCATGTGTCAAACTCCTGAACAAAGTGAAGACATAAAAATCAGCAATGAAAAAAATGAGTGAGGTGATGTTTTTACTATAAAGATGGCGCAACCATTGGCATGACAATGTCAAGTAAATAGCATCTCACCCTAACAAAGTTGATTCAGCAAATGGCCTCATGATGTCCAGATAAACTATCCTAACATTTAGTGAAGCTGAAAGacctgcattttttttttgaaaaaataaatGTCATTAAGATACTGGATACCTTAGAGGAACGAGTAAGCCCAAACCAAAAACATACTGTACCTCTGAGGAGATTCAAGACCCTCATAAATATTATGGCATCCCCAGGGAAAGCATCAACCTAAAGGCACGAAAATGTCCATGTGACATCCCATTTATTGGCTGTGAAAACTGGAAAGTGGAAAGTAGCAAGCTGGGCATTCCAACTCACAGGATTAAAGCGCTGAACCTCCTTCTTGTTCAATTTCATCTTTTCTTGAAGAGCCTTTTTAttcctctctctctggtcaTTTAGTGCCTTTATGTTCTCCTAATAAGTATGAATAACCACAGATAAATTGTTACTCCAAATATCCAAAATTACTAAAATGGAGACAAGATGACGAACATTGGATCTAGTAGAATTCAGCCTACCTTTGCTTCACTTGCTGTGGTTGACTGGCGAAAGAATACTGTGGCAATATCCATAGCCTGCTGAGGCATGTCAACCCGCAGTTTAAGCCCCATCTCTGAAAATGCTGACAGCAGTGCCACATGATCTCCCTACAGATCAACATGTTACATCTCAGATGGTAAATTACAGGCAATAAATTAAAGTATGATAAGCTGGAAACTACATGGCAAGCTATTTTGTAAACTTGGGTATGAAATGTCAAAATTTCCAAAAACAAGTCAAGTGACTCCAGGTCCAGGGAGAGACATCCCTTTGACTTCGTCTTAACTCTTCAGGGAGGTATATGACCTTCAAGCACTTAGGTTTAAGCCTGGGTGTCCTCCCTCTCAGCTGGAGGCTCTACCAGGCGAGCTATGGCTCAGTTCTCAACTTATCGCTTATAGCTTAGGAATATGTTGCTATTGTAGCTTGGGGACATATTTCCCAAGACTGCTTGATTTCACTTATTCGGGATATGGGCATCTTAACTACCAGTCTTATCACATCATAAACAAGTAATACCAAAAGACAAATGATATTGTTAAAAGAAAAGACAAGAAAGTAAACAAGCATGCTTGGGTTTGGGTCTACGTATGACTCTTTTTTCTTCTATTAATACAATaatacgcagctctcctgcacgttcgagagaaaaaaaaatactagcAAGGTACTATCTACAGTAAGGAAAGAATGGAATGTGCATTGTTTAGAAGATCAAGGTTCACAAACCTCTGCGCATGACAAAAACATTTTTGCTAGTGCCTGCGTCATAGATTTAGATATGCGCTTAGTGAGTCCAAAGTCAAGGAGAATCGGTTTATGCGGAGGTTCCTTGCTCACAAGAAAATTGCCTACAGAAGAGAAAAATGCATGTGACTATGAATTAAAGTGTAACCAATGCAGAGCAGGAAAGGTGAAAGAAACCTTCCCAAAATGAATATAATCTAAAAAATACCAGGGTGAGGGTCGCCGTTAAAGAAGCCATCAATGTATATTTGATGAGCATATGCACGTGTTATCTCTTCGACCAGTTTTTGCTTGTCAACACCATATGCTTCCAATGAATCATTATCATTTAAGCGAATCCCATCCATATATTCCAAAATTAGAACCTTATCAGTTGACTGACACACAAAAGAGCAGTCTATCAGATGACGGTAGCTTGATTTTTGAAAATTAATATGACAAACAGTACAGAAACTGACAGATAGACCTGAATAACTTCTGGAATAAGTACATCAACAGCACTGGAAACACTGCCACTCCCACAGTCAGTTTCGCGACTAAGATTCCTGGAGACGGCCCTAGTATTCTCTAAAATTGAAGAATTTATACCATACATTATCAAGACAAACTCTTCATGAGCCACTAGGCTTTTATTCTTATTTTAAACAGAGGGACAGAACAAGGAAAATCGTGCAGAGAAAGCATATGGCAATATTAGTAAGAACCTGAGCAAGGAAAATACCTGCTTCATGGTTGAAATCAAGTTCCTTTGGAGCCTCCTTGCACCATTCATCAATCATTGGATTAAAATCATACTGAGGCTCTGCCCACGCTATCCATTCAACCAATGATTTTGCATTCTTCAGATCCTGACCACAAATACAAAAATGTAATAGAGTCCAACTGTGCTAGACAGCATACTTGCAGGTTAGAGATAAACCTCTAATATGATCTCCTTGACACCATCATGCTGAATTTTGACAACTACTTCTCTGCCATCTGCCAGAGTTGCACGATGAACTTGCGCTATCTGTTACCAAATGTTCATTGGAAGGCTCAAATGAAATGAGCACACTATGATTTATATCAGATAACTAAAGTAGTAAAGTTAACTTTGATAACACAGTACTTACTGATGCGGTTGCGAGAGGGTCCTCGACAAAATCAGCAAATAGATCACTCATgggttctccaagttctttctCTATTGTTCCACGAACCTGCACAGCAGAGACAAGAAATAGGATAAGTAATTGCTTAAGTAACCTGCATGACAATACTATATCAGGACCAGACAAGAATTATCAATCTTTGATTCTTCCATTCATTCAAGGACAAGCATGCATACCTCTTCAAAAGGGCGTGGAGGAAGTGAATCCTGCAACTGCTTGAGGACATTTATGTAGGGTTCAGGAAGTACATCTGCTCTTGTGGATAAATATTGGCCCATTTTCACCCATAAACCTTCTAACTCTATCATCAGATTGAGGACACGACGAGCATTTCGCTCATGTGTTTTCTTCCATATAGAACTCTTTTTACCAGTGCTAACCCATTGAACTCTCTTTTGAACAGCCTGCTTGTGCATCAAGAAGATGTTAATCTGTTTCGAGAGAATGGAAGAGGCTATGGACAAACATCATTGAGAACAGGAATAGAACTGCACCTTATAGTCAAAGTAGATAAACAGCGCCATAGAGAAAACCTTGAGGCGCCTGGTAATGGTGTTTCCCCATCCCATTGTAGGTTGGCAAGTCAGGACAAGCAGTGGCAAAAATTCTGGCACACTCTAGGCTCCTAGTAAACCAGTTAGTTTTCTGCAGTGTCACAAGTTCAATAAATAAGATCCAAATTAGTATATTTATCAGAACTCGGAACTACTGATTCATTCTCAGGATAGTTAAGACAAGGACTTGACACTATCAAATATATATGACAGGTTCCATTTCTGTTAAATCAACTAAGGATGGAGTAATAAACAAACAGCAAAAGAAAGGATTCCCGCATATGAGTGTCGCTCGCTGTCAGGGCAATTATTCAGAGATAATGACTTGACATGATAATCAGATTAACATGACAGCTACTATTTATGTGAGCTAAACCGAGGATGGAGAAAGAAGAAAACTACAAAACCATAACTGAAGAGGATTTGAGCATTCCACGCGGCCACACATTAAGTGACATGCCAATGAGATGAGCAAGTAGTTTCCAAGACAATACACGCCCAGAAATGCAACAGGAAAATGTGAGCATTACACATGGACACATGACAGCTTGAAAACCTTGACCTTGTCCTCATTCCCCGCAGGGTTTTCCACGTGTTGCAACTTTTCTCCTTCGCAAATACGCCAAGACTTTTCCCATCATAATTCAAGAAACCATCACAACAACTCGCAAAATCGCTGGCCTGCCAAATTTGATTTACCGGGGCCGCTGGAAGTCGCTGAACGGCTCAAGGACatacacaaacaaacaaaaagacCACGGGAACGGCGTCTGCATCATCAAGCACGCTGCTTGTACAACCAACAACACAAGAGAAGTACAGAAGCACACTCCCAAATTCCAAGCCGCTGAATTTCACATGGACAACAAGATTCGAGCAATCCTAGTTGTTGAGCTAAGCAGCACTACAAGCCCCGGAAGCCGGTTGGGGGAACCAAAATCTTTCGCATGATTCCAACACCACGGGGATGGTATTTTAACTGCTTTACTTGATCAAGGCTCCATGCACTCAAAATCAATCTCCACTAGCGCTTTACTTGATCATCAGAGGCTCTAGTGCGCGAGAAACAAAAGGAGATTTATATAAATAATACCATCCGTCAAGCATAAAGACGCATTTTTTTTCAGTATGATCGCACGAGTCATTATCCTCACCAACCCCAACCCCTCCGGCAGGCACCCGTAATCCCAACGCAAAATCGAGGCAAGAACCAGATGTAACGCCCTCTCATCTCACCCAACCCAAAAGGAGAGGGGAGATTACACCGGAACCGGCCGCGAAACCGCAAAGGGCAGCAAAACCCACTCAGGCAATCGCAAGCGGGGATTTCCAAGAACACCGCGACCCCCCAAGAAACGGGAGGGAAGGAAGAGACTGTTACCTCCAAAATCGCTGAGCTCCGCGAGGCGAGGAGGAGGAAATTTGGTGGTTTCGGACGGGCGCCTGCCGCCTGGGCCGCGCGAGTCGAAACTGAACCGGCCGGACGGATTCGCGAACGAAAGagggaaaaaagaaaagaaaaagagagagcCAGAGAGGACAGAAATTTCTGGTCCTGGCTCCtgtggggaggaggaggagcttgTGCGGAAGCAGAGAGCGTGTGAGAGAGAGGACAGAGGAGTATTTTATTCCGGAGGAGGCCGTGACGAGGCGAGGCTGCTGCTTTGCATCCGACGGTTCGTCGCTATTGTGGCTGTGGATTCCGCTCCGCCACGACGACGAGTCAGTTTCGGAATCCCGTTCGTCTTCGTCTAGTCGTCGTCGTCCCCTGCATCTGCATGCggtttcttcttcctcactCACCTTCCTTCCTCCTCGTGCGGTGCAGGAGCAGGgacagcggcagcggcggcgacaTCGAGACTATTCACAGCGTGCTTTTCATTGAGAACGCGTCAGTCAATGGGGGAAAAAACTTCGCCGTGTGGGTTTTGACCTTTTTGTGGTGTGGATGAGATGGGTGCTGACGATTCCAAGTTCTAGACGGAATCAGTGTGGGGGGATCGTAGAGACGGCGACGCCGCTGCTTCGGTTTTAACGAAACAGAAAATGGGGGTGGGATGTGGTGGGATGTTATGCGTTCTAAATCTAGAGCTGTTTACGAAATTCGACTTGTTTCAGTTAAAATAAATCATCGACCCGGCCAATTCGCTCGCCGGCACTATGCGTGGCTCGGCTGCACCATGCGTCGCTAAGCTCTCGGGCCGTATTTTTCATAGGCTCTCGCTCCAAGGCTGCCAGGCTGCTTGCGACcactaggctttgtttagatgcgaaaagattttagaattcgctactgtagtattttcgtttatttatgacaaatattgtccaattatggactaactaggatcaaaagattcgtctcgtgttttacaggtaaactattactttatgcatgtgccgaaagattcaatgtaacgagaaatcttaaaaactttttggttttcggagtaaactaaacaaggccctagaatagggagagagaaggagAGCAGTCAAACATGTCTGCCTGTAATACTTTGAAAGAGCAGCCTAAGCACCAAGAAATGTATTTAAAAAagattgttcaatcataaactaagtaggtttaaaaaattcatctcataaGTTACAAATAGATTGTtctattagttatttctttcatcttacaaattatagctaaactgtacaattagtttttatttttgtctatatttaatgcttcatcatACAACCaaaaattcaatgtgacggaaaatcttgaaaatttttacgaactaaacaagacctaaacaagATCATACAGAAATGTGAGATAGGGCATGCCAGCCATGGAGTGGACAGCGG is part of the Sorghum bicolor cultivar BTx623 chromosome 10, Sorghum_bicolor_NCBIv3, whole genome shotgun sequence genome and harbors:
- the LOC8065567 gene encoding uncharacterized protein LOC8065567 codes for the protein MGWGNTITRRLKVFSMALFIYFDYKAVQKRVQWVSTGKKSSIWKKTHERNARRVLNLMIELEGLWVKMGQYLSTRADVLPEPYINVLKQLQDSLPPRPFEEVRGTIEKELGEPMSDLFADFVEDPLATASIAQVHRATLADGREVVVKIQHDGVKEIILEDLKNAKSLVEWIAWAEPQYDFNPMIDEWCKEAPKELDFNHEAENTRAVSRNLSRETDCGSGSVSSAVDVLIPEVIQSTDKVLILEYMDGIRLNDNDSLEAYGVDKQKLVEEITRAYAHQIYIDGFFNGDPHPGNFLVSKEPPHKPILLDFGLTKRISKSMTQALAKMFLSCAEGDHVALLSAFSEMGLKLRVDMPQQAMDIATVFFRQSTTASEAKENIKALNDQRERNKKALQEKMKLNKKEVQRFNPVDAFPGDAIIFMRVLNLLRGLSASLNVRIVYLDIMRPFAESTLLGSLTHGQIPNSQWIFDSPANSDVESKLRNYLLDLGSDKILGIQVCAYKDGKVIIDTAAGMLGKYDPRPVQPDSLFPVFSVTKGITAGMVHWLVEKGKLKYDETVANIWPNFGTNGKELIKVHHLLNHTSGLHNALGDVVKNDPLLVCDWEETLNQITKCTPETEPGSTQIYHYLSFGWLCGGLIEHASGKKFQEVLEEAIVRPLNIEGELYVGIPPGVESRLAALTVDTEELQKLSGIRAGADVPPALLNNIAQMASGLPALFNTLNVRRAIIPAANGHCSARALARYYAALATGGSVPPPHSSDSKPPLGSHVHTPKFPTAPLKKKKCTGKKKGGSGSTGNFQDVSGADKNGYSQLRTSDADSEVAAAALGSGGSRMFSSDKILDAFMGVGEYEGMVQQDGKFGLGFRRYYDASSGKLRCFGHSGMGGSTGFCDVENNFAIAVMVNKLALGSVTRGVIRLVLEELGLPVPDEYSATGEKGPDMLLNLTPPEQLR